A segment of the Candidatus Bathyarchaeia archaeon genome:
ATCTGCCATACAAATGCGATTACGATATTAGGCGTGAATTCACGATAGAGGCGATCATGGAGCGGGAGGGCTTGGGACCAAATGGGGCCATGATAAGGGCCATGGAGAAGCTCTCCGAGATAAGGATCCCTATCCCGAAGGCGGATTTCAACCTTATGGATACCCCGGGACAATTGGAGATATTCGTTTTCCATGAATCCGGACCCAAGATCGCCGATGTTGTGGGGAACCTCGTTGGGATCTTCCTGATAGATGCCACCATTGGTGTGGAGGATCTGCCGGCCGCCTACCTATATTCCCTAGCCGTCAGGTATAGAATGGGGATGGAGATGATAACCGCGGTGAATAAGGTCGATCTGTTGGATGAATCGGAGGTTAGGAGGATCAGGGATTACCTCCTCAGCCCGGCCTCGCAAATGCGGAAGATGAGGCTGAGGGGATCGCTGTTCGACATTTATGTTCCCCTCTCAGAGCTTCTTCAAAAGGTCATCCCAGCGCAGCGAATCCCCATGGTTTCGGCAAAAACTGGGACGGGCTTCAATGAACTCCTAGATATCTTGTATGAGGTCAAATGTGCCTGCGGGGATCTGACGTAGAGGAATCCCAGCTTCGCCGAAACCTTTAAATATTTTTATTACTTTTTTACAAAAAAGTAATACAGAGGAGCAAAAAAATGAGCGAAGCATTATTGGAGCGGGCGAGGGAGTTCCACGGCCATATATGCCCATTCTTGGCCTTGGGTTTAAGGGCCTCCGAGATAGCCATGGAAAGGCTGGGGATACGCAAAGGAAGGGAGGGGGAGACCGTCGGCGAAGAGATCCTCGCCATCGTGGAGTGCAATAATTGCTTCTTGGATGGAGTTCAAGTCGCTACTGGATGCACGCTTGGCAATAACTGCTTAATCTATCTAGACGCTGGGAAGAATGCGATAACTCTCGTGAAAAGAGTCGATTGGGAGGGCGTCAGAGTTTACATAGACTCCGAGAAGTTAAAGGAGAATTATTTCGATAGGGATGCGCTCGAGTTGTTCGAGAAGGTGAGGATCAGCAAAGAGGGAAATGAAAGGGATTTCGAGAAATTGAGAGCCTCGTGGGAGGAGATAGGGAAGAGAATGATGGAGCTTCCTGAAGATGAATTTAAGATCGAAAAGGTGCATGTGAGGGCGATCGAAAAAGCACCGATTTTCGAAAACACAAGATGCGAAAGGTGCGGGGAGATAGCCATGAAGACGAGGATCCGTTACGCTGGCGGTAGGACCATCTGCCTAGAGTGCCTTG
Coding sequences within it:
- a CDS encoding ATP/GTP-binding protein gives rise to the protein MNIMILGPAGSGKSLLTGEFGKYLLSEGYSVNLMNLDPGCAYLPYKCDYDIRREFTIEAIMEREGLGPNGAMIRAMEKLSEIRIPIPKADFNLMDTPGQLEIFVFHESGPKIADVVGNLVGIFLIDATIGVEDLPAAYLYSLAVRYRMGMEMITAVNKVDLLDESEVRRIRDYLLSPASQMRKMRLRGSLFDIYVPLSELLQKVIPAQRIPMVSAKTGTGFNELLDILYEVKCACGDLT
- a CDS encoding FmdE family protein; translation: MSEALLERAREFHGHICPFLALGLRASEIAMERLGIRKGREGETVGEEILAIVECNNCFLDGVQVATGCTLGNNCLIYLDAGKNAITLVKRVDWEGVRVYIDSEKLKENYFDRDALELFEKVRISKEGNERDFEKLRASWEEIGKRMMELPEDEFKIEKVHVRAIEKAPIFENTRCERCGEIAMKTRIRYAGGRTICLECLGKCNAVVGRGIVPNFEFPIVRG